A stretch of Corallococcus silvisoli DNA encodes these proteins:
- a CDS encoding aminotransferase class V-fold PLP-dependent enzyme, whose translation MSAPLRSHWGLDPQVVFLNHGSFGACPTAVLQHQSELRARLESEPVRFLGREVEALLDEARAALAAFVGADADDVAFVPNATTGVNTVLRGLRFQPGDELLTTDNEYNASKNALDVACAALGTKVVVAKLPWPVTSPEAVVDAVMAQVTPRTRLLLVDHITSQTALVLPLAELVRRLRERGVETLVDGAHGPGMVPLQLRELGAAYYTGNCHKWLCAPKGAAFLYVRRDLQPALKPLVVSHGHNSPRTDRSRFRLEFDWTGTHDPTPFLCIPTALRVIGGLVPGGWPEVMASNRAKVLAARKRLDARLGNAAPLCPESMVGSMACVALPDGFPERPEPPLYLDPLHVRLFDAHHIEVPVTPWPRAPRRHLRLSAQLYNTPADYEALGDALEALLR comes from the coding sequence ATGAGCGCTCCCCTCCGCTCCCATTGGGGCTTGGATCCGCAGGTCGTCTTCCTCAACCACGGCTCGTTCGGCGCGTGCCCCACGGCGGTGCTCCAGCACCAGTCCGAGCTGCGAGCACGCCTGGAATCCGAGCCCGTGCGCTTCCTGGGCCGCGAGGTGGAAGCGCTGCTGGATGAAGCGCGCGCCGCGCTCGCGGCCTTCGTGGGCGCGGACGCGGACGACGTGGCGTTCGTGCCCAACGCCACCACGGGCGTGAACACCGTGCTGCGCGGCCTGCGCTTCCAGCCGGGTGACGAGCTGCTCACCACCGACAACGAATACAACGCGTCCAAGAACGCGCTGGACGTGGCCTGCGCCGCGCTGGGCACGAAGGTGGTGGTGGCGAAGCTGCCCTGGCCCGTGACCTCGCCGGAGGCGGTGGTGGACGCGGTGATGGCGCAGGTCACGCCGCGCACGCGGCTGCTCCTGGTGGACCACATCACCAGCCAGACGGCGCTGGTGCTGCCGCTCGCGGAGCTGGTGCGCCGACTGCGCGAGCGGGGCGTGGAGACGCTGGTGGATGGGGCCCACGGGCCGGGCATGGTGCCCCTCCAGCTGAGGGAGCTGGGCGCGGCGTACTACACCGGCAACTGCCACAAGTGGCTGTGCGCGCCCAAGGGCGCCGCGTTCCTCTACGTCCGCCGGGACCTGCAGCCGGCCCTGAAGCCGCTGGTGGTGAGCCACGGGCACAACTCGCCGCGCACGGACCGCTCGCGCTTCCGGCTGGAGTTCGACTGGACGGGCACGCACGACCCGACGCCCTTCCTCTGCATCCCCACCGCGCTGCGCGTCATCGGGGGGCTGGTGCCGGGCGGGTGGCCGGAGGTGATGGCGTCCAACCGGGCGAAGGTGCTGGCCGCCCGCAAGCGCCTGGACGCGCGGCTGGGCAACGCGGCCCCGCTCTGCCCGGAGTCAATGGTGGGCAGCATGGCGTGCGTCGCCCTGCCGGACGGCTTCCCGGAGCGCCCCGAGCCTCCGCTCTACCTGGACCCGCTGCATGTGCGCCTGTTCGATGCACACCACATCGAGGTCCCCGTCACCCCGTGGCCCCGGGCGCCCCGGCGGCACTTGCGGCTGTCCGCGCAGCTGTACAACACCCCGGCGGACTACGAGGCCCTGGGGGACGCTTTGGAAGCGCTGCTGCGTTGA
- a CDS encoding cell envelope integrity protein TolA, producing the protein MSSAVNHSLLVTRPTRLSRFVAFSVGGHVAVLAAALLYARFTSAPKLNLDQKPINASLVRLGKPRDPKLLPRKEVAQPPPKEVVAKPTPTPPTDAPAPSPTAVAVPGVKPAPAPAPQKGEATAEDRRKKLFGAFDKSAKPSEPEELEGAEDGDPDGDSATAEGERYYGLLKSQVRRHYNVADTIPDAERLYLKAQVAMRLGRAGEVLDVSLAKASGNELFDAAVVAAVRKASPFSPPPDALRDALQKNGVVLVFSP; encoded by the coding sequence ATGAGCTCCGCGGTGAATCACAGCCTGCTGGTGACGCGGCCCACGCGGCTGTCGCGCTTCGTGGCCTTCTCCGTGGGCGGGCACGTGGCGGTGCTCGCGGCGGCGCTGCTCTACGCGCGCTTCACGTCCGCGCCGAAGCTGAACCTGGACCAGAAGCCCATCAACGCGTCGCTGGTGCGGCTGGGCAAGCCGCGCGACCCGAAGCTGCTGCCTCGCAAGGAGGTCGCGCAGCCTCCGCCCAAGGAGGTCGTGGCGAAGCCCACGCCCACGCCCCCGACGGACGCGCCCGCGCCCTCCCCCACCGCGGTGGCGGTGCCCGGCGTGAAGCCCGCCCCCGCGCCCGCGCCCCAGAAGGGCGAGGCGACCGCGGAGGACCGGCGCAAGAAGCTGTTCGGCGCGTTCGACAAGTCCGCGAAGCCCAGCGAGCCGGAGGAGCTGGAGGGGGCCGAGGACGGCGACCCCGACGGTGACTCCGCGACCGCGGAGGGCGAGCGGTACTACGGGCTGCTGAAGTCCCAGGTGCGCCGCCACTACAACGTGGCGGACACCATCCCCGACGCGGAGCGCCTGTACCTCAAGGCGCAGGTGGCCATGCGGTTGGGCCGCGCGGGTGAAGTGCTGGACGTGAGCCTGGCCAAGGCCAGTGGCAACGAGCTGTTCGACGCGGCGGTGGTGGCCGCCGTGCGCAAGGCCTCTCCCTTCTCTCCTCCCCCCGATGCGCTTCGCGACGCGCTCCAGAAGAACGGCGTCGTCCTGGTGTTCAGCCCATGA
- the tolR gene encoding protein TolR codes for MGMGGGKGGGGRTTMSEINVTPMVDVMLVLLIIFMVTAPLIQQGVKVNLPETKAAPVEAAEKKVVLSIDAGRKVYIGDAEVPLEELETKLAANAKAQADKEVYLHADRDVPYGVVVEVMAAAQRAGIANVGMITEPAPGGKTSNSGKAPAAPSGKGKPKEAKR; via the coding sequence ATGGGCATGGGCGGAGGAAAGGGCGGCGGTGGCCGCACCACCATGAGCGAGATCAACGTCACGCCCATGGTGGACGTGATGCTGGTGCTGCTCATCATCTTCATGGTGACGGCGCCCCTCATCCAGCAGGGCGTGAAGGTGAACCTCCCGGAGACGAAGGCGGCCCCGGTGGAGGCGGCGGAGAAGAAGGTCGTCCTCTCCATCGACGCGGGGCGCAAGGTCTACATCGGGGACGCGGAGGTGCCGCTGGAGGAGCTGGAGACGAAGCTCGCCGCCAACGCCAAGGCGCAGGCGGACAAGGAGGTCTACCTCCACGCGGACCGGGACGTGCCCTACGGCGTGGTGGTGGAGGTGATGGCGGCGGCGCAGCGCGCGGGCATCGCCAACGTGGGGATGATCACGGAACCGGCGCCGGGGGGCAAGACGTCCAACTCCGGGAAGGCGCCCGCCGCCCCCAGCGGCAAGGGCAAGCCCAAGGAGGCGAAGCGCTAG
- a CDS encoding Ppx/GppA phosphatase family protein, whose amino-acid sequence MPRFASIDIGTNSVLLLVADRLPDGRFQAVVERAEITRLGRGVDTSRVLSSDGMEATLSVLVAFANEARELGAEGIAVSATSAARDAKNGADFIAAAKARADVTVEIIPGEMEAQLSFAAVAQDFAGDAAGPLLVVDIGGGSTEFIYGSDAGTVAFRHSFDVGAVRLTERFVRTDPLSPDERAAIEAHLRDTFSALPPPPPAAMLVGVAGTVTTLYAVQHRMATYNAEAVHGGTLSRGELDALTDMLCGLPLDARRALPGLQPKRADVIPAGALILREAVKALGLDACRVSDRGLRWGLLAHRFGSAPSSS is encoded by the coding sequence ATGCCGCGCTTCGCCTCCATCGATATCGGGACCAATTCCGTGCTGCTGCTGGTCGCGGACCGCCTGCCGGACGGGCGCTTCCAGGCCGTGGTGGAACGCGCCGAAATCACCCGGCTGGGCCGGGGCGTGGACACCAGCCGCGTGCTCTCCTCCGACGGAATGGAGGCCACGCTGTCCGTGCTGGTCGCCTTCGCGAACGAGGCCCGCGAGCTGGGCGCCGAGGGCATCGCGGTGTCCGCCACCAGCGCCGCGCGCGACGCGAAGAACGGCGCGGACTTCATCGCCGCCGCGAAGGCCCGCGCGGACGTGACGGTGGAGATCATCCCCGGGGAGATGGAGGCGCAGCTGTCCTTCGCCGCGGTGGCCCAGGACTTCGCCGGGGACGCGGCGGGTCCGCTGCTCGTCGTGGACATTGGCGGCGGGTCCACGGAGTTCATCTACGGCAGTGACGCCGGGACCGTGGCCTTCCGCCACAGCTTCGACGTGGGCGCGGTGCGGCTCACCGAGCGCTTCGTGCGCACCGACCCGCTGTCCCCGGACGAGCGCGCCGCCATCGAGGCGCATCTGCGCGACACCTTCTCCGCGCTGCCTCCGCCTCCGCCAGCCGCGATGCTGGTGGGCGTGGCCGGGACGGTGACGACGCTGTACGCCGTGCAGCACCGGATGGCGACCTACAACGCGGAGGCGGTCCACGGCGGCACGCTGTCCCGGGGCGAGCTGGACGCGCTCACGGACATGCTGTGCGGCCTGCCGCTGGACGCGCGACGGGCGCTGCCGGGCCTGCAGCCCAAGCGCGCGGACGTCATCCCCGCGGGGGCCCTCATCCTGCGCGAAGCCGTGAAGGCGCTGGGCCTGGATGCGTGCCGCGTGAGCGACCGCGGCCTGCGCTGGGGCCTGCTGGCACACCGCTTCGGCTCGGCCCCGTCCTCCTCATGA
- a CDS encoding DPP IV N-terminal domain-containing protein, which yields MKAFLLSLLLVPALVLAQAPVIEISGANFRPLPLAAPAPVVQDGADKKTAQTFDTAFTYDLAASGIFQVLDRAGFTADAKEGMTAGSINFSRWADVGAESLVKVSLAQDGGALRGELRLFSVATGHEDLKVAKDAPANEPRQLAHALADALYRHFTREASPFLSRITYVRKAGANRDVFVADWDGMNAQALTKGGTHILPTLSPSGQVAFTSYRKNRPDIYVQTPGSEAKPLVTDGQMATGVAYSPDGKRIAYALAEGESAQIYIAAADGSGAKAITDTPYGLNTSPTWSPDGKRIAFVSNRGGSPQVYVMGADGSGVKRLTFQGNYNQTPDWSPRGDLIAFTARDERNAFDLFTVNVDTGKVTRLTQDQGNNEEPTFSPNGRLIMFSSNRIGGAHLFVMTSDGNNQLPLPMEKGNWLTPDWGSAPAAK from the coding sequence ATGAAAGCCTTCCTGCTGTCGCTCCTCCTCGTCCCCGCGCTGGTCCTGGCGCAGGCGCCCGTCATCGAAATCTCCGGCGCGAACTTCCGCCCGCTGCCGCTCGCGGCCCCCGCGCCCGTGGTGCAGGACGGCGCGGACAAGAAGACCGCCCAGACGTTCGACACCGCCTTCACGTACGACCTGGCCGCCTCCGGCATCTTCCAGGTGCTGGACCGCGCGGGCTTCACCGCCGACGCGAAGGAGGGCATGACCGCGGGCAGCATCAACTTCAGCCGCTGGGCGGACGTGGGCGCGGAGTCGCTGGTGAAGGTGTCTCTCGCGCAGGACGGCGGCGCGCTGCGCGGGGAGCTGCGCCTGTTCAGCGTGGCCACGGGCCACGAGGACCTGAAGGTGGCCAAGGACGCGCCGGCCAACGAGCCCCGGCAGCTGGCGCACGCGCTGGCGGACGCGCTCTACCGGCACTTCACCCGCGAGGCGAGCCCCTTCCTGTCGCGCATCACCTACGTGCGCAAGGCGGGCGCCAACCGCGACGTGTTCGTGGCGGACTGGGACGGCATGAACGCGCAGGCGCTCACCAAGGGCGGCACGCACATCCTCCCCACGCTCAGCCCGTCCGGCCAGGTGGCCTTCACGTCCTACCGGAAGAACCGCCCGGACATCTACGTGCAGACGCCGGGCAGCGAGGCGAAGCCGCTGGTGACGGACGGGCAGATGGCCACGGGCGTGGCGTACTCGCCGGACGGCAAGCGCATCGCGTACGCGCTGGCGGAGGGTGAGAGCGCGCAGATCTACATCGCCGCCGCGGACGGCTCCGGCGCCAAGGCCATCACCGACACGCCCTACGGCCTCAACACCAGCCCCACCTGGTCGCCGGACGGCAAGCGCATCGCCTTCGTGTCCAACCGGGGCGGCAGCCCGCAGGTGTACGTCATGGGCGCGGATGGCTCCGGGGTGAAGCGGCTCACCTTCCAGGGCAACTACAACCAGACGCCGGACTGGTCGCCGCGCGGGGACCTCATCGCCTTCACCGCCCGCGACGAGCGCAACGCGTTCGACCTGTTCACCGTCAACGTGGACACGGGCAAGGTGACGCGCCTCACGCAGGACCAGGGCAACAACGAGGAGCCCACCTTCTCCCCCAACGGCCGGCTCATCATGTTCAGCTCCAACCGCATCGGCGGCGCGCACCTGTTCGTGATGACCTCCGACGGCAACAACCAGCTGCCGCTCCCCATGGAGAAGGGGAATTGGCTGACCCCGGACTGGGGCTCCGCTCCGGCGGCGAAGTAG